Part of the Paenibacillus sp. JNUCC32 genome is shown below.
GGTCATGGTTAGCGGCATGATGCCCGGAGTTGGTTAGGCTGTACTGGCGAGCGATGTGACATGCAGCTGCATACCGGCGGTACTTCGACGCGCGATGTTACCGACGCGCGATGTTAAAAAAGGAGGCATCCCAAAAGATCCCAGATCTTTCGGAGTGCCTCCTTTATCCGCTTGTTCCTAGCATCTTCCGCTATACGATGATACTAGCCTTCAGCATCCGTCTTCATTGCTTACTGAATGCCGTAAAACTCCTGCAGCTGGTCGATCATCAGGTTGGCCGCCAGAATGCCGCCCGCCGTATTCCAGATCGCGTCATCCACTTTGTGGGCTTGACCGTTCTTCACAACGTTCAGGTTCTTCCACAGCGGATCGTTGATCCATTCCTGCTCGGTCTGGTTGGCGCCGCCATCCCCTGTCTCATAAGTGAAGTAGAACAGTCTGTCGGCTTCCACCTCAGGCAGACGTTCCTTCGTGATCTCGTCCACGAAATCGTCCTTGGCATTCTTAGTCATGTCGTTGCGGGCGATGCCGATTTTATCGAAAATAACGCCCGAGAACGTATTGGTATGGTACACCCGGGTCTTGCCTGCCATGAAACGAACCACGGAGACGGTTTCGTCAAGCTTGCTGCCGGCCTTCTCTTTAAACTCCTGGATCCGCTTGTCGTAGGCAGCCAAAAGTTCTTCGCCTTCCGACACTTTGTTCAGCGCCTTGGCATACAGTTCAAAATTGTTCTGCCACTCGCCGCGAAGATCCTCGGCAAAAACAGTCGGCGCGATCGCCTTCAATTGCTCGTATACTTTTTCCTGACGCATCTTGTTGCCGATGATCAGGTCAGGCTGCAGACCGGCGATCAGTTCGATGTTCGGCTGGCTCTCTTCCCCGACAACGGTAACGCCTTCCATCTGGTCTTTAATATGTGGATACCATGGATCCCCCGTCCAGGATCTAACGGCACCTACCGGCTTCACGCCCAAGGCCAGAAGCGCCTCGGTTCCTTCGTTCGTGAGGACGACGACCTTTTGAGGCGTTCCTTTGATCGTTTCCGTCCCCATGGCATGCGTAACTTCATACGATTCGCCGCCGGCAGCAGCGCCGCTGTTGCCCTCTGCGGTATTCGTCGTGTCGCCGCCCGCGTTGCTTGTCCCTTCTTGCGCCGGGCTTGCTCCGCACCCCGCAAGAATCATGATCATGATCAGAGCCAGCAAGCTAAACTTGATGCCTCTTGCCCGTTTCTTTGCCATTCCTGTTCCCATTCCTATCTAAATCCCCCTTGTGTCATATCCCGCTATTTGAAAACCATTATCAATCACTGATTCAAAACTATAAAGGGTTTCGTGAAAAATATCAATATATTTGTGAGAATGATTATCAAGCTCATTGACAGATAACGTCCCTTCACCTAAAATTCATATGAACTTAATTATTCATGGACTTAAGAAAGTGAGCATATATGCGCGTATTCGGACTATTGATATCGCTATTGGCGCTGGCCGCTGCCGTCATGGGCAGCATCGCATTCGGAGTAACGAACATCCCTCTTCATCAGGTATGGGAATCGTTCACTCACTTTAACGGAAGCAACGAACATCTGATCATTCTCACGGCAAGGCTTCCTCGAGCGCTCATTGCCGTCGCCGTGGGGGCATGCCTTGCGGTTGCGGGTGCGCTCATGCAGGTCATCACGCGCAATCCGATTGCATCGCCGAGCACGCTGGGCGTGAACTCCGGCGCGGCTTTCTTCATTATTCTGGCATCGGGCTGGCTGGGCATTGGCGGACTTCAGTCCCTTACCTGGGTCGCGTTGATCGGAGCCGCCGTCAGCGGCGGTATCGTATTCTTCCTCGGCAGCATCGGCAGGGACGGCATGACGCCGGTCAAAATCACCTTGGCAGGGGCTTCCATGGCCGCTTTCTTCCACTCCCTGACCCAAGGATTAATGCTCTCCGACGGCAAAATGTTCGATCAGGTGCTGGTATGGCTGGTCGGTTCGGTAGCCGGACGCGATTTGAACCAGCTAACCGCCGTATGGCCGTACATGGCCGTTGGCATGCTGGCTGCGCTGCTGCTGGGACGGCATCTGAACGCCCTCTCCATGGGAGACGACATCGCTCAGAGCCTCGGGCAAAAAACCGCACTCATCAAGCTGTTAGCTGCTGCAGCCGTCATCCTGCTGGCCGGCGGCTCCGTAGCGGCGGCGGGACCCATCGCATTCGTAGGGATCATCATCCCTCATATCGTTCGGTATTTAATAGGAAATGATTATCGGTGGATACTACCTTACAGTGCGGTGTTTGGCGCACTCCTGCTGGTGACGGCCGATCTCGGCTCCAGATACATTGCCATGCCGAAGGAAGTCCCTGTCGGCGTGATGACTGCAATCATCGGGGTGCCGTTCTTCGTGTACATAGCCAGGAAAGGAAGGCGAGCACAATGAGTAAACACCGCATATTCCGTTCCCGGAACGCCAAAGTCTCGTTTATGCTGGAGCGAAGAACCCTATGGGTGTGCCTGATCCTATTCGTGCTTTGCATTGCAACCATGATTATCAGCACGGGAACCGGCAGCCAGTTTGTTTCGCCGCTGCATGTCGTCAAAGCGTTATTCGGTGACGCTTCCCCGATGGAGCAGGTCATCGTCATGCAGCTAAGGCTGCCCCGTATTATCATTGCTGTGCTGATCGGCGCGGCTCTCGCGGTGGCGGGGGCTATTCTGCAAGGCGTCATCCGCAACCCGCTTGCTTCTCCGGATGTCATCGGCATTACGGAGGGAGCATCGCTGGGGGCGGTTCTCTTCATCTTCATATTTACGGGCGCCGTATCCATCCATTGGATGCCGCTCTTCGCCATTCTCGGCGCTTTTTTCATTACCGGACTGCTGTATGTGCTTGCCTGGAAAAATGGCGTATCGCCACTGCGACTCGTCTTGATCGGAATCGGGGTATCGGCCGCGATCAAATCGATCTCCTATATGCTGATCATCTCCGGACCGCTGCAGCTGGCGGACCGTTCGCTTACCTTCATGGCGGGCAGCATTTACGGCATGTCCTGGGATAAGGACGTAATGACCTTGCTTCCTTGGGTCGCCGTTCTTCTTCCGCTAACCTGGCTGCAAGCCAGAAATGTGAATATCCAGGCCCTGGGAGACGACGTGGCCAGCAGCACGGGCGCGCAGGTTCAGAAGCAGCGGCTGATTCTGATCGGACTCAGCGTTGCACTGGCCGGAGCGGCCATCTCGATTGGCGGCGCCATTGCTTTTATCGGATTAATGGCGCCGCATATGGCCCGCAGGCTCGTGGGACCCAACTTCGGAAGCGTGCTTCCGGTCAGCGCGCTGATCGGTGCGATTCTGCTGCTCGTCGCGGACCTGGTGGCACGGACGGCCTTTCTGCCGCGCGACGTGCCGGCAGGCGTATTCACCGCCGCGATCGGCGCGCCGTTCTTCCTCTACCTGCTGTATCGTAACCGCAATCGATTCTAGAACCGAAAGGAGCTAAAGCGTCATGAATACGCTGGAAGCAAAGGGATTGGGTCTGTCTTACGGGGGAGACTTTATATTCGAAAATCTGGATTTAACCGTGCCTATAGGTAAAATCACCGTGTTTATCGGCAGCAACGGCTGCGGCAAATCCACTTTGCTGCGCTCCATGGCCAGGCTGCTGAAGCCGCAGCGCGGCTCGGTAGTACTAAACGGGGCCGACATCGCAAGCCTGTCCACCAAGGACGTGGCGCGGAAGCTCGCCATTTTGCCTCAAGGGCCAACGGCTCCCGAGGGGCTGACGGTCATGCAGCTGGTGAAGCAAGGGCGCTATCCTTACCAGAGCTGGCTGCGCCAATGGTCGCGGGAAGATGAAGAAGCGGTCACAGCGGCTCTTGAATCCACGGGACTGACCGAGCTGGCTGATCGTACAGTTGACTCGCTGTCAGGCGGCCAACGGCAGCGGGCCTGGATTGCGATGACGCTGGCGCAGGAAACGCCGCTCATTCTGCTGGACGAACCGACCACCTATCTGGATTTAACGCACCAGATCGAAGTGCTGGATCTGCTGTACGACTTAAACACCAAAGAACAGCGGACCATCGTCATGGTGCTGCATGATATCAATCTGGCCTGCCGTTATGCCGACCATATCGTGGCCATCCGCGACGGGAGCATCAAGGCTGAGGGCAAACCGGGAGATATCATCAATTCCGACTTGATGCAGACCGTGTTCCAGCTCCCATGCGAAATTATACCGGACCCGTTGTACGGGACTCCGATGTGCGTTCCGTGCGGGAAAGGCAAACGCCGACCTTCGGCTGTGCAGCCGAATACGGCAGAACCGAATCAACCAACGACAACTCCGGCGCCCGCCCCTGAACTGGCAACGGTCTAGCATATACAAACATACAGCCGGCTTCGTTTTCGCTTTATGCGGGAAAGCCGGCTTTTTTAATTATTTGGACCTTTGAATCTGTCGTATCTGTATTATCTGTTGGGTCTCTTTGTTCTCCCTCCGGTATTGAACTCTTTCAAAATCGGCACGTGAACCAAGATACGGTAAGCAGCCGGGGACAAAGCCGATCATCGGATAAATGGAAGGCAACATAACCTCCTCATATTCAACAATCCATTGCGGGCGCAAAGAGACTAAAAGGCATGTGGAGAGACAAAAGAGACACATTCAGGACGCAGAGACATATAAAAGGCATACAGAGACACATCAGGCCCGCAGAGACACTCAGGCTACAGAGACAAAAAGGCCTATAGAGACATATCAAGGCCTACAGAGACACAGCAGGCATGTAGAGACATATTAAGGCCTACAGAGACACGTCAAGGCCTACAGAGACACGTCAAGGCCTACAGAGACACGTCAAGGCCTACAGAGACATATCAAGGCATGTAGAGTCACAAAGAAGGCCGCCCCAAAACGTCGGGGCAGCCTTTTATATTTGTAATAAACGCTAAATACATAGGTTTCGGCTTCCATTGCACCACTTGCACACATGCTGTTCCGCTAACCATTCGGTTACCGACCGCTTATGACCATTTGCCTGCACGCGGGGGTTTATGCTTCTGTCGAAGCGGAAGTCCTCCGAACAGCTTGGACTTTTCACGCTTCCGTTGTTCCAACAGTTTCTTTACCCCTCGCATCAACATGCGATACCTCATCTCATCCTCGTAGCCGAACTTGCGCATTTCGTCAAAGTACTCGTCTGTCATCCTATCCCCCTGTTGTATAAGTCTATAGAACTAGGATATAAGACATAACTATACAATTTCTCAACAAGAATTGACCACGTTACGCCGTCGGTTCTTCCTGTTTAAGGAGGGTGAGTGCCGTTATTTTATATGTACAAGGACAATGCAACCGCCTGCAGACGCACCCAATTTGTCCATCCTTTCCAAAATTGAAAATACGCTTCACCTTAGATGGACTGATATTATAAAATGAACAACAAAGGAGGGGATCGCACATGCGGGGTATATGGAAGCTGAACAGGCCGGTCTGGGCAGGCATCGCGGCGGGCATTCTTCTCGGGCTGTTCCTCAAGATCATCGAGCACATCACCTCGCTGGAGGTCTACACGCTTCTCCTGAACGTCGATTACGTGCCTCTCCTGAATGAACTGAAGCTCTCCGAACTTGTCGAGTTTGCGCTGCATCTCGTCATCTCTGTCCTGCTGAGCATCGCTCTAGCCATCTTTTTGAAGCAGAAGAACTGGTCCCGCCGGCGAAGCTTGTTCTGGGTTTCATTGGCCTGTTTGGCCGTAGGACTTCTCCTATATCCGACCACCGTCTTGTCTGACCGTACCCCGGAGTTATCCGACCCTGCCGCCCTTCTATTCTGGCTGGCCGGTCATCTGCTGTACGGCATCGCTATGGGCTGGCTGCTGGCGAGTTCACGTGGAGCCTCTGCCTAGTCCGGAAAGCAGTCTTTCGAAAAATTTTCAGATTAATGCAAATATCCGCTCCACTTGAATGGAGAGGCTTGAGTGTAAAGTATTATTTTAGAATTAAGTTTCCAAGGCTTTCAGCTGATTAACGATAGGTAAAACCCAATTTGGCAAATTAAATTCCCTATGCTTAATTACCCCGAATTTTACCTCCAGCACCATATAGGCTTAACTTGTATAAACAACTTTGGAATTTGATTGGGTCATTCAACGCAAAATGACCGCCCCCCTTGTGGGAGCGGTCACAGCTATGAAACCGAATGCGTAAATGCTGTACTTATGCTATGGATCTTTCACTTTGGCTCTTTGGCAATTAACGACCCAAGGACAAGTCCTTATCCTCTTCGCCAGCGGATTCCTCGTCCTCGGCGAACGAGTCGTCTGCGGATGCCGCTACGCCATCCATGAAATCTTGAATCTGGCCGCTGTTGCGAGTCAGCGTGGCTACCGAAACCTCGTGTTTCTTCGCGATGTCGGACTTCGTTGTTGGAATGTTAAGCGATGAAGTTACTATATATTCGATCGCACTTGCATATCCACCCTGTTTGCGGTACTTCGGATTGGCTTCTCTGGAGAAGCTGTTCCAGACCATCAGGAGGCTGAACACTTGAAACAGCTGCTGCTCATCCTGCAGTTCGTAATCCCGGCAGATCTGAGGAAACACAGACTCTGCAAGCTCGCGATGCTCATCGGCGATCCAATCCATCCACCCCAGCTTGTCGTTGATCATCTGTCGCAACTGATCGACCTGTAGCTTAGGCTCTGCTGCTTTCGCACCAGGGAACTGGATGACTTTACCGTATACCGTGCGTTCATCTCTTTCAAGACAACATCTTTTGTACTTTTTCCCGCTTCCGCAGTGACATAGATCGTTTCTTCCTAGCTTTTTCATTTCCTAGCTCCTATTTGAATGATTTCTTCTATTATACATGGAAAATATGAAAATGCGCACCTCAAGCCTGTAGACCCTTAAGGTATGCCGGCCTTCCGCGTCGTTACACTCTCTTACAGGGGGGCTTCCGATAAGAAGGTGCCGAGGCAAGCCAGATAGCAAAAAAGCGCGGGTTCCCTCTATGAAAGCCGCGCCCCTTCATATTATTCTATAATATCGTCATAACGCAAGTAGGATGTAACAAATTTGTTAGAACCTATAATAGACTTGTGCCATTTTTGGTAAAGATTCCATAGATATAGGTCTTAGCGCTTATTGGTCAGCTAAAAGTCACAGATAGCCTTCCAGCATGTCTGCCACCGAGTCGGCGCACACCCGGTATCCTGCCTCGTTCAGGTGAAGCCGGTCATCCGACAAGTAACCCGAGAGATCCCGTTTCACCCGGGCGTTCAGGTCGTGAATCGCAATGCCGAGCGGCATGAGCGCCTCGATGGCTGCCTTATTATAGGCATCGATCTCTTCATTGCTTCTGCCCTCGGATTCCGGATGCACCGGCGTCGTCGTGGCAAATACGATCTGTGCTCCCGTTCGCCGCAGCTCATGGGCAATGCGCTTCAGATGGGCTGCATATTCGCTGAGCGGCGTCAGTGCTTCAACCCTCGGAGCCTCGCGGTGCACATCCCACAGCCCATTGTTCCAGTGGACGATATCCGGGATCCCCAGCTCACGGATCCAGAGGTTGACGCCCCACAGCGTAAAGAACGAGAACCGCCCGTTCTCTCCCGGTGCCACGACTTCTGCCCGGTCAGCCAGCCGTTCTCTCACATAAGGCTCGTAGCCCTCCCGGATGGAATCGCCCAGCAATAAAACTCTTTTCATCTGTCCGTCTCTCCTTCCATGCATCTATGCCCTGCAATGAAAAAGCCTTACCCCCATCACCCCAGGGTAAGGCCGCTCGAGCTCATGATGACGAACCCGTTATTATCTCCGAATTAATAGCCCAGTGCGGTTTTGGCTTCCTTCCACTTCGCGTTCAGCTTGTCGAATGCAGCCTGCAGATCGTCGGCCACGATATATTCCTGGACGTAATCGCCGGTACCGATGCCGATTTGCGCCTTGTTCGCGATCTCGTTAAACTTCGGATCGGTCGCTTCGCTCTCGATCAGCGTCGGATTGAACGATTGGAATTCGGCGAGCTGCGAGATGGAGGACTCCGCCGATTTGATGATCGGCATAAAGCCGGAATCTTCCACGTAGCCGGATTCCTTCACGAAGAAATCGACCCACGCGGTAGCAAGCTCTTTGTTCTTGCTGTCTTTGCTGACGGCGATGAAGTAATCCGAACCGAGCGGCGCGTTGTACTTGCCGCTATTATCGTACGGGAGCGGGAAGAAGCCGATGTCCTCCGAAGCCGCGCCGGCGCCGATCACCTGCGGAATCACCCAATTGCCCAGGAAGTACATCGCGGCTTTGCCGGAAGCCATTTCGCCTTTCGAAATCTCCCAGTTGTTTGTGTACAAGTCTTTCTCTACCCATTCCTTTTGCACGAAGGTGCGTCCGATATTCGCAAGGATGCCCCAAGCATTGTCCACCTGGAACGGCGCTTCCTCGGCGACCTGCTTCGAAGCGAACTGCGGATCCCCGTTCACGTACCATGCGGAGTTATCCGCCCAGTTGCCCATCGTCCATTGGGCTCCGAAGTTCATGTACAGCGGAATGATGTCCGCCGCCTTCAGCTTCTCTGCGGCTGCGTACAGCTCATCCAGCGTGGTCGGCACTTTGTCGACGCCTGCAGCCTGGAACGCTTTCTTGTTGTATACAATGCCTTGCGTATTGACGCCGGTGGAGATTCCATAGCGTTTCCCTTCGAAGAGAGTATTGTCCGCAAAATAAACATCCTCGAACATCGTATCCGGCAATGGCTCAAAATACTTGCCGTACTCTGAGGTGGCAAGGCCTGTCGGAATCATCAGCACGTCGCCGGCCTCGCCCGTGGTCAGACGGACCTGAATGTCCGTCGCATAGTTGGTCAATCCTTCGAATTCAATCTCCGCCTTCGGATATTTCGCTTTGAAGGCTTCCACGTATTTGTCCAGCGTGCCGTCGTTCACCAGGTCGGTGCGGTGCGTCAACACCTTCAGCTTGCCGCCCAGCTCCGCTTCGCCGGATGCCTCGGTCGGCTCGCTGCCGGCGCTGCCGCTCGGCGGTGCCTCGGTGC
Proteins encoded:
- a CDS encoding ABC transporter substrate-binding protein, encoding MGTGMAKKRARGIKFSLLALIMIMILAGCGASPAQEGTSNAGGDTTNTAEGNSGAAAGGESYEVTHAMGTETIKGTPQKVVVLTNEGTEALLALGVKPVGAVRSWTGDPWYPHIKDQMEGVTVVGEESQPNIELIAGLQPDLIIGNKMRQEKVYEQLKAIAPTVFAEDLRGEWQNNFELYAKALNKVSEGEELLAAYDKRIQEFKEKAGSKLDETVSVVRFMAGKTRVYHTNTFSGVIFDKIGIARNDMTKNAKDDFVDEITKERLPEVEADRLFYFTYETGDGGANQTEQEWINDPLWKNLNVVKNGQAHKVDDAIWNTAGGILAANLMIDQLQEFYGIQ
- a CDS encoding FecCD family ABC transporter permease encodes the protein MRVFGLLISLLALAAAVMGSIAFGVTNIPLHQVWESFTHFNGSNEHLIILTARLPRALIAVAVGACLAVAGALMQVITRNPIASPSTLGVNSGAAFFIILASGWLGIGGLQSLTWVALIGAAVSGGIVFFLGSIGRDGMTPVKITLAGASMAAFFHSLTQGLMLSDGKMFDQVLVWLVGSVAGRDLNQLTAVWPYMAVGMLAALLLGRHLNALSMGDDIAQSLGQKTALIKLLAAAAVILLAGGSVAAAGPIAFVGIIIPHIVRYLIGNDYRWILPYSAVFGALLLVTADLGSRYIAMPKEVPVGVMTAIIGVPFFVYIARKGRRAQ
- a CDS encoding FecCD family ABC transporter permease: MSKHRIFRSRNAKVSFMLERRTLWVCLILFVLCIATMIISTGTGSQFVSPLHVVKALFGDASPMEQVIVMQLRLPRIIIAVLIGAALAVAGAILQGVIRNPLASPDVIGITEGASLGAVLFIFIFTGAVSIHWMPLFAILGAFFITGLLYVLAWKNGVSPLRLVLIGIGVSAAIKSISYMLIISGPLQLADRSLTFMAGSIYGMSWDKDVMTLLPWVAVLLPLTWLQARNVNIQALGDDVASSTGAQVQKQRLILIGLSVALAGAAISIGGAIAFIGLMAPHMARRLVGPNFGSVLPVSALIGAILLLVADLVARTAFLPRDVPAGVFTAAIGAPFFLYLLYRNRNRF
- a CDS encoding ABC transporter ATP-binding protein; the encoded protein is MNTLEAKGLGLSYGGDFIFENLDLTVPIGKITVFIGSNGCGKSTLLRSMARLLKPQRGSVVLNGADIASLSTKDVARKLAILPQGPTAPEGLTVMQLVKQGRYPYQSWLRQWSREDEEAVTAALESTGLTELADRTVDSLSGGQRQRAWIAMTLAQETPLILLDEPTTYLDLTHQIEVLDLLYDLNTKEQRTIVMVLHDINLACRYADHIVAIRDGSIKAEGKPGDIINSDLMQTVFQLPCEIIPDPLYGTPMCVPCGKGKRRPSAVQPNTAEPNQPTTTPAPAPELATV
- a CDS encoding YecA family protein; translation: MKKLGRNDLCHCGSGKKYKRCCLERDERTVYGKVIQFPGAKAAEPKLQVDQLRQMINDKLGWMDWIADEHRELAESVFPQICRDYELQDEQQLFQVFSLLMVWNSFSREANPKYRKQGGYASAIEYIVTSSLNIPTTKSDIAKKHEVSVATLTRNSGQIQDFMDGVAASADDSFAEDEESAGEEDKDLSLGR
- a CDS encoding SGNH/GDSL hydrolase family protein, whose product is MKRVLLLGDSIREGYEPYVRERLADRAEVVAPGENGRFSFFTLWGVNLWIRELGIPDIVHWNNGLWDVHREAPRVEALTPLSEYAAHLKRIAHELRRTGAQIVFATTTPVHPESEGRSNEEIDAYNKAAIEALMPLGIAIHDLNARVKRDLSGYLSDDRLHLNEAGYRVCADSVADMLEGYL
- a CDS encoding ABC transporter substrate-binding protein: MKKRFTMALLLLLTVSSILAACGGNKTNNAGTEAPPSGSAGSEPTEASGEAELGGKLKVLTHRTDLVNDGTLDKYVEAFKAKYPKAEIEFEGLTNYATDIQVRLTTGEAGDVLMIPTGLATSEYGKYFEPLPDTMFEDVYFADNTLFEGKRYGISTGVNTQGIVYNKKAFQAAGVDKVPTTLDELYAAAEKLKAADIIPLYMNFGAQWTMGNWADNSAWYVNGDPQFASKQVAEEAPFQVDNAWGILANIGRTFVQKEWVEKDLYTNNWEISKGEMASGKAAMYFLGNWVIPQVIGAGAASEDIGFFPLPYDNSGKYNAPLGSDYFIAVSKDSKNKELATAWVDFFVKESGYVEDSGFMPIIKSAESSISQLAEFQSFNPTLIESEATDPKFNEIANKAQIGIGTGDYVQEYIVADDLQAAFDKLNAKWKEAKTALGY